The stretch of DNA GTACCACTGGCTGCACCGCGCCGCCTCTATTCAGATCATCGGCAGGTCCGCCAGCGTGGGGACCCGAGTAGCGGTAAGCTGGTGACGTGGTCTGAGCCATCGGGCTCGGCAGACCGCAGACGAGTATCAAGGCGGCAACAGTGAGTGGAAGATTTATCCTCATAGCAATCTCCAATGAGCGTCGCTCGTTTTCGGGTTCCGGCGCATCCTTAGCCGCGTTCTGAGCCCAAGAAGCGTGCCGATCCGCGCCGGTGAATGGGATCTGAGCGGCGCTTTTGGCGAGGATCCGTCTGGTGACTCCATGTTAGCCCCTTGGAAAATCGCCCGCTCATGCCGAGGCCGATCCGGGAACAATCGCGATCCGGCTACGGCAGGCCCTAGATATAGTGGCCTGCCGCCAACCCGGGGGCGCTAACCGTCAGCACGGCGAGGGCATACTTCGACGACCACTTCGGTCACGGCACGCGGCAGCATACAGAGGTTGGACAAGTCAGCTTGATTGGCTGGGACAGTGGCCCTGCATATCGGGATGGATTTCAGCGTCCCTTCATTAAAGCAGTCATAACGCTCATGAGACAGGGGCGATCTCAACCGGATACATATATATGTATATCCAAAATTGATCGGCAGCATTCCTCAGAATTCTTCCGAAATATCAGGATAATCTGGCGAGGTGTCTAACGAGAATCATGACGGCTGCCGCGTAGAGGAAGGTTTTGGCGGAGGCGGCGATTGCGGCCTATCTAGTCAAAGATCCTTAGAAAACCGCGTTCAAGACCGCCCGCGGCGTCCAGACCAGAGGCCGACCACATTGAGCAAGCTCCGGCATGAGCGGCGCGATCACCTCCCACTCCGTATCGATCAGGTCAGTTTCGTCGCGAAGACCAATGCGGCTATGCTTCTGCCGGGTGGCCAAGGCCGACATGGCAGGTCCAATTCGGGCTTCAACACCCGCCAAGAATTAGCACCGTCCCGACCACTCAACCCCGCCTCAGACTCTTATCGGACGGGCTCTCAGCTCGACTTTGGCCAATCGGACGGGCGGTTTGGCGGCAGGTGACGAAGCGGGCATGACGGGTAGGCTCGGTGTGTCCCGACCAAGAGACACCCAATGCCTGATCTGCCCGCCCGCTTCGCCGAGCTCATCCTGGCGTTCGCGCCACTGTTCGTCCACCGCTCGTGGCGACACGCGCAACTGCTGCTGATCGGTGCGATCCTGACCCCGGGGCGGCGCACGGTGGCGAGTGCCCTGCGCATCATGGGTCGCGCGCAGGATCGGCGGTTCGTGAACGTTCACCGCATCCTCAACCGCGCCGCGTGGAGCCCGCGTGCTGGCGGCCGTATCCTGCTCGGGCTGCTGATCGCCGCTTTCGCTCCACGCGGTCCCGTCGTCTTGGCTCTCGACGACACGATCGAGCGCCGCCGCGGCAAGCGGATCGCGGCCAAGGGCATCTACCGCGATCCGGTTCGCTCCTCCGACAGCCATTTCGTCAAGGCGAGCGGCCTGCGTTGGATGAGCCTGATGCTGCTGGCCCCAATCCCCTGGGCGGGGCGCATCTGGGCGCTGCCGTTCCTCACCGCGCTCGTGCCGTCCGAACGCGCCTGCCGGGAGCGGGGCCGCCGGCACAAGCCTCTGCTCGATGTCGGGCGTCAACTCGCCCTCCAAGCGCGGCGCTGGCTGCCGGGCCGCGATCTCGTGCTGGTCGGCGACGGCGGCTTCTCCGCCCTGCTGTTCCTCGACGCGATGCGCCACGCCCGCATCACGGCGATCACCCGCCTACGGCTCGACGCGGCCCTCTACGAACCCGCTCCGCCCCGGCCGCCCGGCACAATCGGGCGCCCACGCACCAAAGGCGCACGCCTGCCTACACTCGCCGCGAGCCTCGTGGCCAAGGACACGCGCTGGCATGCGGTCGTGGTGTCGGGCTGGTACGGGTCAGCCCAGCGCGCCATCGAGGTCGCCTCCGGCACCGCGGTGTGGCGGCACGGCGGGATGCCGGTCGTGCCAATCCGCTCTCGTGCTCGTGCGTGATCCCGCCCAACGCTTCGAGGCCCAAGCCCTGCTCTGCACCGACCTCGCCTGCGACCCAACCCAGGTCGTGTCGTGGTTCGTCCGCCGTTGGAGCGTCGAGGTCACCTTCCAGGAAGTGCGCGCCCATCTCGGCGTCGAGACGCAGCGGCAGTGGTCCGACACGGCAATTGCCCGCACCACGCCCTGCCTGCTCGCCCTGTTCTCGATTGTCACGCTGCTGGCTGCGCAGCTCCCGGCCCGCCAACGGCAACGGATCGCGGCCGCCGCGTGGTACCCCAAACCGCGCCCGACCTTTGCCGATGCTCTGGCCGCCGTGCGCTATGCGATCTGGCGCGAGCGGACTTTGGCAACATCACCGCGCCGATGCGCCCGAACAAAACCCCGCTTCCGTTTGCCAGCGCCCTGGGCCTATGCCCTCTGCCACGCCGCATGAATTGCCAAAGTCGAGCTCAGGCTGCAGAGGGAGCGACGCTCCAGCTCTGCCATCGCCGCCATGTTCGACACGTCCTCGCGTGTAATTGGGAAAGCGGTCGTCCGCAGGGTCACGAGCGCGACTGCCACGAGAACATCCGTCAATCGTTCAGCGCGACGCCCTTGGGCCTGGATGAGCGACTGAGCAACTAATCCCGTTCGTCTGCCTTCATGAAATGCCTCATTCTGGCCTCTACTCGGCTCATCGGATCAAGCGAGGCGCCTGGCGCGACGCTACGGTTGTCCGGACAAAGGGCCGGCCCTGAGCCGACCCCGGGTCCGCCCCGATCACGCGGATTGGGCGCGGACTGCCTTCAGCACGTCCCGAGCAAGGAGACAGCCCCATGAACAAGATCCTTATCGCGGCAACGGGCATCGGCGCCCTGATCCTGACCAGCGTCACGGCGGACGCGCGCGGATTTCGCGGCGGGGGCGGCGGCTTCCGGGGCGGGGGCGGATTCCATGGAGCCGGGATGCGGGGCGGCGGCTTCCGAGGGGGCGGGTTCCACGGAGGGCGCGTGGCGGGCGGCTATCGCGGCGGATATGGAGGCTACCGGGGCGGCGTGGCGGGCTATCGTGGCGGGTATGGCCGCTACGGCTACAGAGGTGGGTATGGGCGCTATGGCTACCGCGGTTATGGCCTCGCGGCGGCCGGTGTCGGCGCTGCCGCCTATGGCGCGCACCGCTACTACGGCGGCGGGTGTGGCGCCTACAGCTACTACGACGCGAATCACGGCGGCTGCGTGCCCTACTGAGCGGTCGCGCCAGCGTCCTACGGGTTTGGCCACCCTGGCGTGACCCGGTGCAGCCTGTGTCCCCGGCGTCCTCAACCAACCGGCCAACCGAGACGCCGGGCCGTGGCCAGAAGCGGTGCCGGAGGAAGTCTGGCCTGGGCTGCGCGTCCGCGCTCAGTAGATCCAGCGAAACCCCCGCCGTATCCGTTCGCGCCCCATCTGGCCACCCCGGAGATGATTGCGAAACAGCCTGTCCATGGCATGCACCGCCAGGCCGTACTCACCCCTGCAGTTCTCTGCCCGCTCCTTAGGCAGGTCGCCGCGCTCGACCAGGTAGCCGAAGGCGCGCCGGTCCGAGCCGTATGCGAGGCAGAGCAGGTTGTATAGGCGCTGGTAAAACAGCCCGTGATCATCGGCGTAGGTGGCTTTCTCCTGCTTGTCCTCCGCGCCGTAGCTCGTGAACAGGATGGAGCTGCCCGCGATGATCTGCCGGGCCTGGGCCGGCTTCAGGCGGAGCAGGACGAGCGCGGCGAACTGGTCGGCGGCGTCCTCCTCGCGGCCGAGCACAGGTACGTCCAGCAGGTCGAACAGGGCATGCCCGGTCTCGTGCAGGAAGACCTGCGCGACTGGGCCGGAAACGGCATCGTGAAGCGACAGGCCGCCGAGGGACGGGGCCCTGCGCGCCCGATCGCGCACATCCTGGATGTATTCGTAGCAGACCGTGACCGAGCGGGTCTTGGGCTCGTACCAGGCGTTGCTCTCGCCGTCGCACTCGGACAGGCGCAAGGTCATGGCCCGCGGCAGCCGGACCATACCGACGATCTCGCGCAAGCCCTCAAGGACGCGGCGTGCGCGCATTTCCCGGTATATCTCCTGTGCCTGCGCGGTCTTCGGAACCTGGTAGACGGTCCGGATCGGGCTGCCCGTATCGGCCCGGGAGGCGCTGATCATCAGGGTGAAGGCTAACCCGGCGAGGGCAAGCGGCCGTGGCATCGTCCCGCCTCCAGGGCTTCGGGGCGTCGGGGCGTCGGCAACATCGGACAGCGCGGACAGCCCTGGCGGGACCCGCGCCCCTGCTCTCGGTCACCGTCTACGTCGCCTCACCCGCCCTGGAGGCGGGTGAGGCGAATCCTCACTCAGCCCTCGTCGTCGTCGTCATCGTCCATGAGCTCCTTGCGGCGATTCTCTGCGGCGTCCCGCAATCCCCCGATGACCCGGGTGACGACCACGCGCATCCGGCTCTTCTGATCTGGAGAGAGGGTCTGGTAGAGCGGCTGCCAGGCATCCGCGAGCTTCTTGAGCCCGTTGGCGCGCTCGTCCATGATCTCGGCCCGCTCGCGCATAAGCCGGAGCGGGTCGGGGTCGGCGCGCTGGGCAGCGGCCCGTCCCTGCAGGTTGGACAGCCGGGTGTAGCGCGCATCGGCGCGCGTGCGGATGGCCTCCTCGATGGCCGGCCAGTACTTCTGCTGGTCGGGCGTGAGCTGGAGGGCGGCCTTCACCACCCCGATCCGGGCATCGGTCAGGGCCTTGAAGTCCGTCTGGGTCAGCTTTCCAGTCTCACCGAGCGCGCCGGTACGGGACACGTCCTCCGCCAAGGCCAACGGGCCTCCGGCGAGCACGAAGACGGCAGCCATGGGAATCAAGCGCTTCTGCATATCGGCCTCCTATCCGGGTAGAGCGTCCGGGCGACAGCCCGGGCCGTGGTGTCCGTCGTCGGTCTGTTCTGAGGAGACGGAGCGGATGTCAGTACGCGTGACGCCGGCTGACGCGCCGGGCCGTCCTGCGAGCCGACCGGTGTGCCATCCCGACCGCCGTCACGGTCTTGATGACCAGGCGATCGGACACCGCGGTCGCCTGGACCGCGGGTCGGAGATAGCTCAAGGGGGCGGCCCGAGCGGCGCCCAGCGGGACCAAAGTCAACGCGGCGAGGACGAAGAGTCCGGACACATGACGGCACAGCATGGGCATCTCCCTCGGTTCAGCCCCGTACCGCCCCCGGTGCGCCTCGCTCGTGATCGGACTCTGGCGAGTCATGGCGCGGGAGAGGCGAGATTATCCGTCCGCGGCACAAGGTCTGCCGCGTCGCGGGCGTGACGAGAGCAAAGCTTCATCTGGCCCGGGACCGCAGCCGTTCTGGAGGTAGATCACTGTTCCGGACGGCCTGCTTGATCAACAGGGTCTTTACTACGGGAATTTGCGGCTGCGGGCGTGAGCCTCGGACGCGTCGCAAACTCGGAGCCGAGACACAGAAAGACCGCTGCCGCCGCGCTTTCTTTTTTGGTTCGACGGGGGTCCGAAGCAGTTGACGAGCAGCTGGTTGTGCTCACCGGCCGTCGGGGCGCGCGAGAACCCTACCAGCGTGCAGAGCCGTTGCCATCGCCGCGGCACTCAACCTCTACCGACTCGCCGTGCGGTTCGCCGAACGCCCAGTTGGCACGACGCGCACCTCACGCTCTGCCGCTCTCGCTGCATGACTGCGATTTCGCTAACAGTGTTCCGCC from Methylobacterium sp. PvR107 encodes:
- a CDS encoding transposase — translated: MPDLPARFAELILAFAPLFVHRSWRHAQLLLIGAILTPGRRTVASALRIMGRAQDRRFVNVHRILNRAAWSPRAGGRILLGLLIAAFAPRGPVVLALDDTIERRRGKRIAAKGIYRDPVRSSDSHFVKASGLRWMSLMLLAPIPWAGRIWALPFLTALVPSERACRERGRRHKPLLDVGRQLALQARRWLPGRDLVLVGDGGFSALLFLDAMRHARITAITRLRLDAALYEPAPPRPPGTIGRPRTKGARLPTLAASLVAKDTRWHAVVVSGWYGSAQRAIEVASGTAVWRHGGMPVVPIRSRARA
- a CDS encoding DUF4344 domain-containing metallopeptidase, producing the protein MPRPLALAGLAFTLMISASRADTGSPIRTVYQVPKTAQAQEIYREMRARRVLEGLREIVGMVRLPRAMTLRLSECDGESNAWYEPKTRSVTVCYEYIQDVRDRARRAPSLGGLSLHDAVSGPVAQVFLHETGHALFDLLDVPVLGREEDAADQFAALVLLRLKPAQARQIIAGSSILFTSYGAEDKQEKATYADDHGLFYQRLYNLLCLAYGSDRRAFGYLVERGDLPKERAENCRGEYGLAVHAMDRLFRNHLRGGQMGRERIRRGFRWIY
- a CDS encoding Spy/CpxP family protein refolding chaperone is translated as MQKRLIPMAAVFVLAGGPLALAEDVSRTGALGETGKLTQTDFKALTDARIGVVKAALQLTPDQQKYWPAIEEAIRTRADARYTRLSNLQGRAAAQRADPDPLRLMRERAEIMDERANGLKKLADAWQPLYQTLSPDQKSRMRVVVTRVIGGLRDAAENRRKELMDDDDDDEG